The sequence TCTTGTTAGTTGAATGAAGAGTTTGagtgcaacatttttttttttttttttttttttttttttttttttttttNNNNNNNNNNNNNNNNNNNNNNNNNNNNNNNNNNNNNNNNNNNNNNNNNNNNNNNNNNNNCGATCGACGCCACCTTTgctgtcggtcgacactcatgtAAGCTGACACTAgagccaagttttggaagtttaacaaaatttctcaaagttttccataattcCAATACAAGTTcgtgacgtgttttaggacatatatagtgtttttaggtcttaagttttattctagcagccttttgagaaagagatattgagagcttttgggacaGACGGATCTGAATtcttttgtagagagaagatttctaaacgcactcttttatttttaatatctattgcttattattcagaaaatatgttttgtttttcattaaacATGGCTAactagtttgcttgttaggtttataGTTTTtcagaaggtttttttttgtttattaaacatgttattttagatttcatAATCTTATGTGATCTTCATCTCTGactgttcttcatattaatttttgattgattacctagaattaataacctagaaaaataaattgatatNNNNNNNNNNNNNNNNNNNNNNNNNNNNNNNNNNNNNNNNNNNNNNNNNNNNNNNNNNNNaacacatgatttttgtttggatttccaaatccattaaaatcatagaatcAATAACCCCCTCTAAGCAAATGTTACAGTACGTTCGCCTTGGTATCTTTACACCATAGTCCATGcatcattaaaacaaatatgtgtACCCCAACAAGACGAATTTTGTATAAGTATATATAAGCAATTCTTGATAGTTTCTTGGGTTTTAACCTATGAGGCGAATTAGCGTTGAACGTTtggatatatttgtatttagtCAAATGTTCTTTTGGGTAAAAGATGCTAGATCCATtaagatatttcaaaaaattctTTTTGAATTCAAGTTCGGGTTTAGATATTTGTATCGTTAATAAAAACACTTGATATATCAAAAACATTCTAAAGacttattttattcttaatataaccgaaagtatccaaaatacccaaaaaaataataatttaaatttatttaacattCGTAGCCCAAAAACAATGGTGTCGCTTGACATTAATCATTATTTAATGTTGTTTGGTTTGCGGGTTAGTTCATTTCTTTCGTTTGGAGGTTTCCCTCATGGCCGTTTTCCTGTCCTCGAGAAAGAGACGAGGAGTTTGATGTTCTCTGGTGATAAGGAGAAGGAAAGGAGATCGTTATGGGGTTGGGAGAAGTGGGGAGAACGTTTTGGTATTGGGATGTGTGATACCCTGGTTTGTAGAGAGGTTTAAGataattgatttgaccacctatatgtcaccaaaatgtacttatcttttcggtcaaaggttctaagagaactccacagttaagtgTGATTATGCTAGCGTAGTTTTAGGATGGTGACCTTCtggaaagtgattgtcggaactgtgcgagtgaggaaaaCATACAtagaaagatcatgtggtgattttcAGGGTAgttaaacaagtctttaaagcctccagGATGTAGCAAACCGGCCTTCGGATATAGGTGAGTCCACGGGCCGGGAGCAGACATGGGCCCACTAAGAGAGGAGTTGTggaagtgaggacaaaacaccagaaaatatcatgtggtgattcgtagggtcggtaaacaagtctttaaaacctcccagacgtagcaaaccagTCGTCAAATATAGGTGGGACCACGGATTGGAAGAAGAACGTGGGACCCACTAAAAAGTTGGGCTCATGGGTTGGGGATGAACATGAGGCCCACTAAAAGAGATGGCGGTCGAGGCGTTAGAGGATGAAGGAGATGAAAGTTTTTGTGGCGTGGAGGAGGAGTGGAAAGCACCGCCGATTTTGTGGTGTTGCTCCTTCTCCATAAATCAACCCTAATCCAAGGTAAGTAGGTGTTCTGACCTTATCTGAAACAatctgacccgttttttttttttttttttaaaattaagcatcccataatacttaattaaacaTCAAACCACAAACcaacattaaaccaacaacaatcaatatgcacagcggaaacataccaataacaggaacattcctaaccattctaatCAACGACCTAGCATGCTACTAAACCGGGTTCCAACATCAATAAACATAACCACGACCAACAACACATAACCAAGACCCTAGATTATCCTcttcctcatcgccatgattccacgtcacatacctgtacaccaaaaacaacaattgagatgtgtAAGTATTGTCACAagtacttagtgaggcaatcctcccatctattgggctatacacacaaacaactgagattccaatgtttaacaaacaacaaacaaacNNNNNNNNNNNNNNNNNNNNNNNNNNNNNNNNNNNNNNNNNNNNNNNNNNNNNNNNNNNNATctgtacatttcatatataattgaatagaaacttcattttatatttgaaattaataatgcatacataaaCCACGCATCGCATGGGCTACTTTCTAGTATTATATAGAATAGTATCGTAAATCTAGATTGGATTTTGGAGAGTcgtattagattttttttttctccaaaaagtTCTGTTTTTGTTCTGCTACCAAACAGAAGCAGCTACCCAATCTAGGTACTTGCACCAAATCAACATCGaattttcttattataatatcctaatattttcagtttttctttccagtcaaaagttgcaaatttatagtaataattttttacaagCAATAATtgtttaagtattttttttttttttttttttttttttNNNNNNNNNNNNNNNNNNNNNNNNNNNNNNNNNNNNNNNNNNNNNNNNNNNNNNNNNNNNNNNNNNNNNNNNNNNNNNNNNNNNNNNNNNNNNNNNNNNNNNNNNNNNNNNNNNNNNNNNNNNNNNNNNNNNNNNNNNNNNNNNNNNNNNNNNNNNNNNNNNNNNNNNNNNNNNNNNNNNNNNNNNNNNNNNNNNNNNNNNNNNNNNNNNNNNNNNNNNNNNNNNNNNNNNNNNNNNNNNNNNNNNNNNNNNNNNNNNNNNNNNNNNNNNNNNNNNNNNNNNNNNNNNNNNNNNNNNNNNNNNNNNNNNNNNNNNNNNNNNNNNNNNNNNNNNNNNNNNNNNNNNNNNNNNNNNNNNNNNNNNNNNNNNNNNNNNNNNNNNNNNNNNNNNNNNNNNNNNNNNNNNNNNNNNNNNNNNNNNNNNNNNNNNNNNNNNNNNNNNNNNNNNNNNNNNNNNNNNNNNNNNNNNNNNNNNNNNNNNNNNNNNNNNNNNNNNNNNNNNNNNNNNNNNNNNNNNNNNNNNNNNNNNNNNNNNNNNNNNNNNNNNNNNNNNNNNNNNNNNNNNNNNNNNNNNNNNNNNNNNNNNNNNNNNNNNNNNNNNNNNNNNNNNNNNNNNNNNNNNNNNNNNNNNNNNNNNNNNNNNNNNNNNNNNNNNNNNNNNNNNNNNNNNNNNNNNNNNNNNNNNNNNNNNNNNNNNNNNNNNNNNNNNNNNNNNNNNNNNNNNNNNNNNNNNNNNNNNNNNNNNNNNNNNNNNNNNNNttttttttttttttttttgtctttcagCATGACGATTTCAGGTTGGGTGTTCATGATTTCTGTTGGATTCAATGCAGCGATAAGGTCTGTTTTCTCCCAGCCTCACCTTTCGCTTTCTCGCTAAGTAATAATTATATGGCTTCTTACATTTACACACTTAAACAATGCCAAATCATACTTGAACCATGGCTCTTTTTGTCCTTTAAATCTGACGAAAATGTGCCACAATTTGGTGTGATGTTATTTTAGTGTAAGAGTGAGCAATGAACTTGGAGCTGGGAACCCTAAATCAGCAGCGTTTTCTGTAATCATCGTCAACATTTATTCGTTAATCACATGTGTGATCTTAGCCATTGTTATATTGGCGTGCCGCGACGTTTTGAGCTATGCATTCACTGAGGGTAAAGAAGTCTCGGACGCTGTTTCTGATCTCTGTCCCCTTCTTGCCGTAACGCTTGTTCTCAACGGAATCCAACCTGTCCTCTCCGGTAAATCCTCATGCACCGCATTTTCGTAAACCGAAAGAGGtaataagttttatatttactaAACGATTGTGAAAATATTCATCATAGGTGTGGCGGTTGGATGCGGTTGGCAAACATTTGTTGCAAAAGTTAACGTGGGATGTTACTATGTTATCGGAATTCCTCTTGGAGCTCTCTTTGGGTTTTACTACAACTTCGGTGCCAAGGCAAGATAGTTTTCTTATACCTTTCATGTGCAATGATTCTTGTATTTTATATCATGCCTAATCATAGTAAAGGCTAACCATTTTTTGATGTTATATAGGGTATATGGACGGGGATGATCGGTGGTACGGTTATACAAACGTTTATTTTAGCATGGGTGACGTTTAGAACAGACTGGACAAAAGAAGTACGTTTGCTCTACTATATATAGTAAACTataagtttcattgattttgaTTGTCTTGTAGAATAATTGGATTTTTCTGTTGTTTTAGGTGGAAGAAGCTTCGAAAAGAATGGACAAATGGAGCGACAAGAAACAAGAATTGGTACGCGAATGATGAGCTGATTAGATTCATCGGTTTAAAGGAAACACCACCGGGTAGCAAATGCTAAAATTAACCGGTCAGCTGGTAATAAAGGATGTGGTCTACCTATATATAATCTTTCTAGAACTCGATATAAAGCTTTGTATGggcttatttttaaaactacagGTTGTGACTGTCTTGGACTGAATAGATctcgtttatttttttcatatattactgattttttttttaatgattggaattatattttttttagattgcaTTATTGCAAAGTCATTCAAggttagattataaaataaatgagaattgGGTTTCACATAAAATGGGCAGGGTGAGGTCTTGGCACGATATTATGGGCCTAGTAAACTGAATTAATATTACATCATAAAATCAGTCCAGCTTATTTGCGTTGAGGTAGGCACCAAGTAAACTTGGAGTCTAAAACTCGATATTTGATTTGACATAACGGTTCTAACAATATGATTATATGTAATTTTGTCTtatcttgctctgtttttttgctTTAGTTCTGGCAGATGTTAGCAAAATTTAAGCATGAAGAAACCATATTCATCgtgtttaataaaaataattaaaacgaTATTACGAACTTTATTTTTGATAACTTTTTTCAAGTATAAGAACTTAAAATACATCAACccaaaaaatagaaatgtatATCCCTTATAAGCTTGATGACGAAATGTCTTTTAGTGTtcaataaaattagagaaagaattggtcaataaaaaaaaaaatctatatacttttttttcttgggttactttttcttttcacaattCTCATTGAACCATACAACCAAAAGTGGATATAAATAGTAGGAAATACTGAAACAAGCCAATAATGGCCGCCACGTTAcatctgtgtttttttcttttctctcaacaAATTTAAACgttatttcttattttgttgaCTCAGACACAATTAGGCAATCGTTtgtgaaataaatttaaaaataatacaaacatgtactccttaattattttgaataccTAAAATAGTCGCATATATACACGTATCAAAAAACAAATTCCTATAACTAAAATAGTGGAATATAGAAATTTTTCAGGTTTGGATTCGGTTATCTGAAGTActcaaaaatctaaatttttttatccaAATCTATTCAAACTATTTGAAATGaaccaaaatatctaaaaattacacttatttttatctaaatatttaaaataaaaaaaaattaagttttagaCACTTAAGTTATTACAACTTGTAAGTATAACTAAGATATTATTactatgtatttttattttgggtatGTTCGGATATTCATTCGGATATCGGTTCGGATcaggttcggattcggattttcGGATCCTTAAATTTAGAATCCGTTCGGATATTTCTAAATTTTCGGTTTGGATCTGATCGGAttttgaaacgacctgacccgtttttttttaaataataaaaaataaatataatttaataataataaactacaactagtggtcccatacccactagccacctagtcacaatcacaatcaacagcggaaataaccaatagcAATAACccataaataaccaataataattcaatatccaacattaattccaaatcataaactaatgatccaaacaacataaaccagaaaaCCAGCAATCCtgaacaacattctaggactcaactctagcaacctaacagaagccagacaaccaagcgaaccactaaaACATCcccctcttcattgccttgattccacgatcacactttgcttttacctgcaccacaaacacatattgcaatgcatgagtatttaataaacactcagtaaggcaatcctcccatctactgggctatacacacaagtaaaagagtcatctctaaccatcaaacaacaatcaacacacaacaaataacaaaccaggactctgcatcgaccgacaccaacatgcatcgaccgacaccacatgggaaTGCTCGACCAACACAGGGTTGCATCGATAGATGCTCGATgcacttgcattgaccgacactcgctctgcatcgaccgatgcaatgccgagcatcgtgttttccccaaagcttctcgccggatcttcgttcctacaaccacaaaactcgatcccaagtcACAaaaaagcttcctaacgtccaaaaTAACGATCTAATAAGTCCAATAACACATAGCAAGCAAATTAGAGatttctctagcttagataagcaatggtcctgcacttacctttgccaagatgaATCTGAACTttaaaccaacaagaaacacttccaggaagctcctacaacgatcccaactacagatctctacaggaacagctttTTCTNcacacatctggctaaacagcccgccacaaaggtcacacatctggctaaatagcccgccacaaaggccacacaatgtcccCAAAGACCGCCACTAAGACCACACAATGACAAAAAAGTCCGCCACCatggccacacaagcccctccacgGCTTCTTCCACTAAAATGANCACTTagggaacttttctctctttctttttctctcaaaagcggccaaaatccgactaatgagacaaaactcgtgtaaagggttttccctaacccaaaacgcagcgttaaCTTAACTCGTCTGCAGAAAACTTAACCTGCATCGACCGCTGCAATCNaaaactttccacttttaccactttccacttttggaaactttccacttttagaaatttttctccaaaaccccccgcctcacggaactttgtaccccgagcaccacctcatttTGTTACCNTCGTCctcaaatctcgaacaaccatcagccaaggactctcgTGCAACCGCACTCCacggtcacctctaggcgatagaatcacgctccaggcattatttgctctcgacttttggactttcctttactcataggcgatagactcacgctgcATGCCATAacgttggctcctcatcggcctaagcccgcatgaaataatatataaggaagtccaatattcatttctcgggttgccaccctacaacgcgcccccggatcgtcatccgaagtcgatataccaaccatactcccaagccacaaagtctcaaaatatggcagtactaggagaacctaagtcccccaagagtcgcgaccAAACagttctgaacacgtctgagtcctatctctaaccaggtttccttcccgtggctcgcgtaagacatcactatgtcctaccaaccacatatgccctcactgggatacctcactgccacaagggccgccacaaaggccgccacaaaggccaaacaaatgtcctaaacagaaccgccaccaaggccaaacaaatgtctaaaacatgaccgccaccaaggccaaacatatgtcctaaacaagaccgtcacaaagaccatctgtacAGAAAGACCGCCTAAACatgcactctggctaaacagcccgccacaaagaccacaaatctggctaaacagcatgccacaaaggccacacatctggctaaacagcccgcaacaaaggccacacatctggctaaacagcccgccacaaaggccacacatctggctaaacagcccgccacaaaggccacacatctggctaaaaagcccgccacaaaggccacacaatgggctaaacagcccgccacaaaggccacacaatgtctcgaaagaccgccactaaggccacacaatgactaaaaagtctgccactaaggccacataAGCCCCTCCACGGATTCTTCCCccaaaatggacaaattttaactcccATAAAACCTTCCACTttaccactttccacttttggaaactttccactttaggAAACTTCTGTTTCAAGAAACTTTTCTCCAAAAAcaccgcctcacggaaactttgtaccccgagcaccacctcatcttgttacttaatcgcacaaccaaccaccccaagcgaccaagtaaacaagagagatgggatggaatactccattcccgctctagccacggattacagatgggaccaggctagacaagctcacgtcgcggcttgcttctcataccacttcttaaacctttccttcatcctcgcctcaggctcccaagtctgctcctcaacaccatcacagtcccaaaggactctcatcaaaggaatcttcttcttccgaagttccttaattttcctctcgagaaccctcactggtctcgcctccaaagtcatgttaggctgaagatcctcaggaatcttagctaacaactgatcattctcacggagacacttcctcaacatagaaacatggaaaaccttatggaatgcacgcataacctcaggtaactccagtctataagccactggtccaacacgctcaatcactctgaatggaacAATATACCTCGggctcaacttagtctcagtcaatgacctgttcggaccccgcaacatggccatcttgaggtacactttgTCTtttacctgaaactcaagatctctcctcctcatatcggcataactcctctgccgatactgagcttccttcatgttcagcttgagaacccgaaccttctctgaggtctcctgaacaaaatctgccctgTAGATGCTCTTCTCCCCCACCTAAGTCCAGCATAAcagtgtacgacacggcctcccatacaaagcctcataaggagccatcttaatactcgcctgataagtGTTGTTGTACGCAAACTCTACCAacctcaaatgatctgcccattggcctccccaatccaacacacacatcttcagcaaatcctccagcgtctggatcgtcctctctaactgtccatctgtctggggatgataagttgtactcatatgcaccttagtgcccatctctgtcTGAAACGCTCTCTAGAAAACCGAACTGAACATAGAATCCCTAtaagacacaatgctcgctggcaccccattcAACCTTACTATCTTCTTCACATAcctcttagccaagaccgctgctccatcaatcttcttaatggcaaaaaaatgtgctgacttagtcaaccgggcaacaatgacccaaatagcatcaaacgtcctggacactggcaaacctaccacgaagtccatagtaatcatatcccacttccattctggaatgggaagactcttcagtaaccctcctagaacctgatgctcagccttcactacctggcacacatcacacctcgcgacCAAACTaactacatccttcttcatcctgacccaATAATAGTACCTCTTAAGGTCACAGTaaatcttagtcgctcctggatgaatagaaaacttgctcccatgagcctctctcaggatctcctgcctcaactcctcatccttgggcacacaaacccgaccgtgcatcaagatagtaccattatctgagacctgatactctgaatccacatcctttgaggcattcaccagccccaaatccttctcctgagccaaccgcactctgcttagaagatctgctctatcaactgtcTCTCCTACCAgcgactccatctcctgctcctgagccgaaacTACCCTCTTctgactcagagcatctgcaaccaagttagccttaccaggatgataggctatctccaaatcatagtttgccacaagctccatccatcgcctctgcctcaaattcagctcaggctgagtgaatatatacttcagactcttgtgatctgtaaacacctgtacctttgcaccataaagataagatctccaaatcttcaaggcaaaaactacagcacccatctccaagtcatgagtaggatagttttcctcatgctttcgcaacTGCCGCGaggcataggcaatcaccttcccatgctgcatcaacacacatcccaaaccaactctagatgaatctgtataaaccacatagggttctccctactcaggcaaagccaacactggcacagtagtcaacatctccttcaggcttgtaAAGCCTTCTTCACACTcctctgaccaaacaaaaggaacatccttccctgtcaacttagtcataggacgtactctactcgcaaacccctgcacaaatctcctgtagtaacctgccaatccaagaaaactcctgatctctgtggcattctgagGTCTAGGCCTGTATCTTCTCCGGATAGCCTGTATCTTCTccagatctacagaaaccccatctgcagacacaatatgacccagaaaacccatctcacactgcaaaaaactgcacttgctcaacttagcaaacaacttctgctcccgcagcttctccagaactgccctcaaatgcactgcatgctcctcaggactcttagaataaaccaggatatcgtcgatgaaaatgatgacagatacatccagaaacttctgaaacacactgttcatcaatctcataaacgttgtgggtgcgttagtcaacctgaaaggcatcaccacaaactcataatgcccatacctcgtcctgaatgcagtcttcctcacatcttcctcatctatcggaatctgatgataacccgacgccagatctaccttagagaaccaagtagcacccctcaactgatccaacaactcatcgatcctcagAAGacggtacttgttcttcacagtgacccggttcaaacccatgtaatcaatacacaaccggaaactctcatccttcttcttgacaaacaacaaatcctctagctgcttcttcagcacTGCCATCTCTattggagccattctgtaaggagccttggataacggcgtcgtccccggttccaatttaatcgtgaaaggatcaga comes from Camelina sativa cultivar DH55 chromosome 19, Cs, whole genome shotgun sequence and encodes:
- the LOC109130819 gene encoding uncharacterized protein LOC109130819 translates to CIDYMGLNRVTVKNKYRLLRIDELLDQLRGATWFSKVDLASGYHQIPIDEEDVRKTAFRTRYGHYEFVVMPFRLTNAPTTFMRLMNSVFQKFLDVSVIIFIDDILVYSKSPEEHAVHLRAVLEKLREQKLFAKLSMGFL
- the LOC104766070 gene encoding protein DETOXIFICATION 40-like, coding for MTISGWVFMISVGFNAAISVRVSNELGAGNPKSAAFSVIIVNIYSLITCVILAIVILACRDVLSYAFTEGKEVSDAVSDLCPLLAVTLVLNGIQPVLSGVAVGCGWQTFVAKVNVGCYYVIGIPLGALFGFYYNFGAKGIWTGMIGGTVIQTFILAWVTFRTDWTKEVEEASKRMDKWSDKKQELVRE